In Aegilops tauschii subsp. strangulata cultivar AL8/78 chromosome 3, Aet v6.0, whole genome shotgun sequence, one genomic interval encodes:
- the LOC141043029 gene encoding uncharacterized protein → MELRDVYMHGRRYTWSNERDSPTLVRNDRFLCISDWDTSQPHCLLRCLATTVSDHCPLFLDCSPQHAGPKRFHFERFWIKLDGFYAAEADAWAGVDDPDPFRRVYLRLKLTARRLQSWGARTTGHVTLQLMIARELTVGNMP, encoded by the coding sequence ATGGAGTTACGTGACGTGTACATGCATGGCCGTCGCTACACTTGGTCGAACGAGCGCGACTCCCCCACCCTTGTGCGTAACGATCGGTTTCTCTGCATCTCAGACTGGGATACTTCGCAGCCACACTGTCTTCTCCGGTGCCTTGCCACGACCGTCTCCGACCACTGCCCTCTCTTCTTGGACTGCTCGCCGCAACATGCTGGCCCAAAACGGTTCCACTTCGAACGTTTTTGGATCAAGCTCGACGGCTTTTACGCCGCTGAGGCGGATGCATGGGCCGGCGTCGACGACCCCGATCCTTTCCGGCGCGTCTACCTCCGTCTGAAGCTAACCGCACGCCGCCTCCAGAGCTGGGGCGCGCGCACTACCGGCCACGTCACTCTGCAACTCATGATAGCCAGAGAGctcactgttggaaatatgccctag